The Aeromicrobium yanjiei DNA segment GGCGCGCGAGGGGACCAAGGAGTCCGTCGACTTCTGGCGCGACGAGTACGTCCTCGACCACACGATCGCGACGTACCCGAAGCCGGTCGTGGCCCTCATGGACGGCCTCGTGCTCGGCGGCGGCGTGGGCATCTCGGCGCACGCCCGGCACCGGATCGTGACGGAGCGGTCGTCGGTCGGCATGCCCGAGACCCGCATCGGCTTCGTCCCCGACGTGGGCGGGCCGTGGCTTCTCGCCCGCGCGCCCGGCGACCTGGGCACGCACCTCGCGCTGACCGCCGCGAACGCGGACGGAGCGGATGCGATCGCCCTCGGCCTGGCCGACGTCCTGGTGCCCAGCGACCGGCTGGCCGAGCTCGAGCTCGCGCTGGAGACCCAGGATCCCGAGGCGGTCCTCGACGGGCTCGCGATCCGGCCGCCGGCGTCCTCGCTCGCGGCCCAGCGGCCCTGGATCGACGAGGCGTACGCGGGCGACGACGTGCTCACGATCGTCGCGCGGCTCCGAGGCTCCGACGTCGACGCCGCCCGTGCCGCGGCCGACGACATCGAGGCCCGCTCGCCCACCGCGGTCGTGCTGACCCTGGCGGCCCTGCGCCGCGCCGCGACGCTCCCGGATCTGCGCACCGCGCTCGACCAGAACCTCGCGGTCTCCACGTATCTCCTGAGCGTCCCCGACATGGCCGAGGGCATCCGCGCCCAGGTCATCGACAAGGACCGCTCGCCCCGCTGGGACCCCCCGACCCTCGCCGCCGTCGACCCCGCCCCCTTCACCCACCTCTTCACCTGACCCCGCCCGTTCCCCGCTTCCGGTTTCCCGCTGCCGGTTTCCCACGGGACCGTGGGGTTTCGTCACTTCCCTAGCGTCACGACGCGAGGGAAGTGATCAATTCCCACGGGACCGTGGGAAACCGGCAACCGGTCAGAGGCGGAGGACGCGGCCGGAGATGACGAGGAGGACGTCGTCGCACTCCTCGGCGATGCCTTGGTTGACGACGCCGAGGAGGTCGCGGAAGAGCCGGCCCGACCGCTGCTCGGGGACCACGCCCATGCCGACCTCGTTGGTCACCACGACGACCGTGCCCTCGTGCTCCGCGATCGCCCGGGCGGTCTCGTCGACCCGGTCGAGCAGCACGGGCTCCCACTCGTCGCGCAGCTGGTCCCAGCCGTCGAGCTCGTCGAGCAGCGCGGTCAGCCACGTGCCGAGACAGTCGATCAGCACGTCGCCCTCGGCGTCGCGCACCGCCGCGGCGAGATCCTGCGTCTCGACCGTCGCCCAGTGCTCGGGGCGCCGGGCCCGGTGGCTCTCCACGCGCGCAGCCCAGTCAGGATCGACGGCTTCGTCCGGCGGCGGGCCGGGCGCGACGTACGTGACGTGGGTCGAGGCGATCAGCAACGACTCGGCGTGGAAGGACTTTCCTGAGCGCACTCCGCCCGTGACCAGAACCTTCATGTCACCTCGCTAGGGGTCGAAGCGAGCCTAACCGCCGCCGGCCCGATCAGCCACCGCCGAGCGAACGCGCGACGTCACGCCCGGCCGCGATGCAGCCACGGGGCGAGCAGACCGGTCACCCACGGCAGCAGCACGTACGTCATCAGGGGCGTCATGACGCACACCGTCAGCAGCACCCGGGCCGCGAGCCACCAGTCGCTGAGGTAGACGCGACCCAGCTCGTTGGCGACCAGGCTCAAGGGGAAGAACACCAGGAAGATCGCCACCATCTGCTTCCAGCGCGGCGGCGGCTGGGCCGCAGTCCGCAGGTCGGCCGCGTCGACGCTGGTCGGCTCGTCGAACCAGCCCTCGATCCCGGTGCGGTGCTCCCGCGACGCCTCGGCGACGAAGCCCTGGCCCGAGTCGAGCCACCACCGGCGTTGCGCCGAGCTCTCCCACGCCTCGAGGGACTCCGGCGAGTCGAACCGGTAGAGCATGTGCCACTGCGTCGAGTCCACCCCCGGGCGCACCCACCCCGACCCAAGGAAGCCGTCGAAGCGTTCGGCCAGCTCGGTGCCCGCCCGGAGCCAGGCGTGCATCTGGTCCTCCTGCGACGGATCCACGTGTCGCGCGATCGAGACGGTGACGGGTCCGGGCATGGGCCTCATCCTAGGAGTGCCGGGGAATGCAAAGACCCCCGGAGCCAGGCTCCGGGGGTCTTGCGGTGATCTAGTTCAGATCAGTGGGATCAG contains these protein-coding regions:
- a CDS encoding 3-hydroxyisobutyryl-CoA hydrolase; translated protein: MSGSEPLVVVERRGRLGVLVLNRPRAINALVPEMVHLMQRALDDWAADDDIATVLVTGRGDRGLCAGGDLQGMYRSAREGTKESVDFWRDEYVLDHTIATYPKPVVALMDGLVLGGGVGISAHARHRIVTERSSVGMPETRIGFVPDVGGPWLLARAPGDLGTHLALTAANADGADAIALGLADVLVPSDRLAELELALETQDPEAVLDGLAIRPPASSLAAQRPWIDEAYAGDDVLTIVARLRGSDVDAARAAADDIEARSPTAVVLTLAALRRAATLPDLRTALDQNLAVSTYLLSVPDMAEGIRAQVIDKDRSPRWDPPTLAAVDPAPFTHLFT
- the cobU gene encoding bifunctional adenosylcobinamide kinase/adenosylcobinamide-phosphate guanylyltransferase; this translates as MKVLVTGGVRSGKSFHAESLLIASTHVTYVAPGPPPDEAVDPDWAARVESHRARRPEHWATVETQDLAAAVRDAEGDVLIDCLGTWLTALLDELDGWDQLRDEWEPVLLDRVDETARAIAEHEGTVVVVTNEVGMGVVPEQRSGRLFRDLLGVVNQGIAEECDDVLLVISGRVLRL
- a CDS encoding antibiotic biosynthesis monooxygenase, giving the protein MPGPVTVSIARHVDPSQEDQMHAWLRAGTELAERFDGFLGSGWVRPGVDSTQWHMLYRFDSPESLEAWESSAQRRWWLDSGQGFVAEASREHRTGIEGWFDEPTSVDAADLRTAAQPPPRWKQMVAIFLVFFPLSLVANELGRVYLSDWWLAARVLLTVCVMTPLMTYVLLPWVTGLLAPWLHRGRA